From Chryseobacterium shandongense, the proteins below share one genomic window:
- a CDS encoding thioredoxin family protein → MKKLSIFSALFIGALAFAQGITFEDTNFSAILAKAKKENKLVFIDAYASWCGPCKLMVKNVFPQKAVGDYYNSHFVNAKIDMEKGEGIELAKKYNVKAFPTYLFVDGNGEVVHRTLGYVEENDFIQFAKDAGDPNKRLGALKQKFENGEKDPEFLKNLAGLTMYNDAEFAARVMDRYFSGKAELDRDDIQMMLSATQSTDSPLYKTFVAKKAEITKILPAERYDAFDKNIKVNTAIRKAYNADTKKWNDSYFMTEAQKFLTKEEAEKILKKAKASRALKDKDIPTYEKTIIELYKDPSASTSEELNSIAWNFFENVTGKASLEKAVTWAQESVKKSENYANTDTLANLYNKTGDKKNAKLWAEKSIELAKKSGQDYSDTEKLLNSL, encoded by the coding sequence ATGAAAAAATTATCAATATTCTCAGCTCTTTTTATTGGAGCACTGGCTTTTGCGCAGGGAATCACATTTGAAGACACCAACTTCAGCGCCATTCTTGCAAAGGCAAAAAAAGAAAACAAGCTTGTGTTTATCGATGCCTATGCTTCATGGTGTGGTCCCTGTAAACTTATGGTGAAAAATGTTTTCCCCCAAAAAGCCGTAGGTGATTATTATAATTCCCATTTCGTAAATGCAAAAATCGATATGGAAAAAGGGGAAGGAATTGAACTTGCCAAAAAGTATAATGTAAAAGCGTTCCCCACTTATCTTTTCGTAGACGGAAACGGTGAAGTGGTACACAGAACACTGGGATATGTTGAAGAGAATGATTTTATTCAGTTTGCGAAAGATGCAGGAGATCCAAACAAAAGACTAGGTGCTTTGAAGCAGAAATTTGAAAATGGTGAAAAAGATCCTGAATTCCTGAAAAATCTTGCCGGACTTACCATGTATAATGATGCTGAGTTTGCAGCAAGAGTGATGGATCGTTATTTCAGTGGAAAAGCAGAACTGGACAGAGATGATATACAAATGATGCTGTCTGCAACACAGAGCACCGACAGCCCATTGTATAAAACATTCGTAGCAAAAAAAGCAGAAATTACCAAAATTCTTCCTGCAGAACGGTACGATGCTTTTGACAAAAATATAAAAGTAAACACGGCCATCAGAAAAGCTTACAATGCCGATACAAAAAAATGGAATGACAGCTATTTCATGACGGAAGCTCAGAAATTTTTAACCAAAGAAGAAGCGGAAAAAATACTGAAAAAAGCAAAAGCAAGCAGAGCTTTGAAGGATAAAGATATTCCAACTTACGAAAAAACGATCATCGAATTATACAAAGATCCGTCAGCTTCCACTTCCGAAGAACTTAATTCTATCGCATGGAATTTCTTTGAAAATGTAACCGGTAAAGCATCCCTTGAAAAAGCGGTAACATGGGCTCAGGAATCGGTAAAGAAAAGTGAAAATTATGCCAATACCGATACATTAGCCAATCTTTATAATAAAACAGGAGATAAAAAAAATGCCAAGCTTTGGGCTGAAAAATCTATCGAACTGGCTAAAAAATCTGGTCAAGATTATTCTGACACCGAAAAGTTATTAAACAGCTTATAA
- the pruA gene encoding L-glutamate gamma-semialdehyde dehydrogenase — MSKAISQVPFAVNEPVNSYAPGTPEVKSLIAQYKKMWAEKIEIPMIINGKEVRTGDKVQLQSPQDHAHDFGFYHRGTMQHVDDAIDAALAAKKQWNELGWEHRAAIFLKAADLLAGPYRDVINAATMIGQSKNVHQAEIDAACEFIDFLRFNVEFMTEMYSEQPVSDAGIWNRVEYRPLEGFCFAVTPFNFTAISGNLPTCMAMLGNVVVWKPSDKQIYSAKVIMDVLTEAGLPAGVINMIFTDGKETAEKVLAHRDFAGLHFTGSTKVFQGMWKMIGDNIHNYRTYPRIVGETGGKDFVIAHPSANVEAVATALVRGAFEYQGQKCSAASRAYIPQSLWADVKKVMETQIASIKIGSPEDPSNFVNAVIDKNSFEKCKGYIDRANSSSEANVVIGGKTDDSKGWFVHPTVIETTNPQYESMVEEIFGPILSVYIYEDLKWAETLELVDSSSPYSLTGSVFAQDRYAVNEAFKALENASGNFYINDKPTGAVVGQQPFGGGRASGTNDKAGSKMNLLRWTSVRSIKETFVSPKDYKYPYLG; from the coding sequence ATGTCTAAAGCAATTTCGCAAGTACCTTTTGCGGTAAATGAACCGGTAAATTCTTACGCACCGGGAACACCGGAAGTAAAAAGCCTTATCGCTCAATACAAAAAAATGTGGGCAGAGAAGATAGAAATCCCAATGATCATTAATGGTAAAGAAGTAAGAACTGGAGATAAGGTTCAGCTTCAGTCGCCTCAGGATCATGCACACGACTTTGGGTTTTATCACAGAGGAACCATGCAGCACGTAGATGATGCGATTGACGCAGCATTGGCAGCGAAAAAACAATGGAATGAATTGGGCTGGGAACACCGTGCAGCAATTTTCTTAAAGGCCGCTGATCTTTTGGCTGGACCTTACAGAGATGTAATTAACGCTGCGACAATGATTGGACAATCCAAGAACGTTCACCAGGCTGAAATTGATGCTGCTTGTGAATTCATCGATTTCCTTAGATTTAACGTAGAATTTATGACGGAAATGTATTCTGAACAGCCGGTTTCTGATGCAGGAATCTGGAACAGAGTAGAATACAGACCATTGGAAGGATTCTGTTTTGCAGTAACCCCTTTCAACTTTACAGCGATATCAGGAAACTTACCGACATGTATGGCCATGCTTGGAAACGTAGTAGTTTGGAAGCCGTCTGATAAACAAATTTATTCTGCTAAGGTAATCATGGATGTTTTAACAGAAGCAGGCCTTCCTGCAGGGGTTATCAACATGATCTTCACGGATGGTAAAGAAACCGCAGAAAAAGTACTGGCGCACAGAGATTTTGCAGGACTTCACTTTACAGGTTCTACCAAAGTTTTCCAGGGAATGTGGAAAATGATCGGTGACAATATCCATAATTACAGAACATACCCTAGAATTGTTGGTGAAACAGGAGGAAAAGACTTCGTTATTGCACATCCTTCTGCAAATGTTGAAGCTGTAGCAACCGCTTTGGTGAGAGGTGCTTTCGAATATCAGGGACAAAAATGTTCTGCTGCATCCAGAGCGTATATTCCTCAGTCTCTTTGGGCTGATGTTAAAAAAGTAATGGAAACTCAGATCGCTTCTATTAAAATCGGTTCTCCGGAAGATCCGTCCAACTTCGTGAATGCTGTCATCGATAAAAATTCTTTCGAAAAATGTAAAGGATATATTGACAGAGCGAATTCTTCAAGCGAAGCAAATGTAGTAATCGGCGGTAAAACCGACGACTCTAAAGGCTGGTTTGTACACCCTACTGTTATCGAAACAACAAATCCTCAGTATGAAAGCATGGTTGAAGAAATCTTCGGACCTATCTTATCGGTTTATATTTATGAAGATTTAAAATGGGCGGAAACATTAGAATTGGTTGATTCATCTTCCCCTTATTCATTAACAGGTTCGGTTTTCGCACAGGATCGTTACGCTGTTAATGAAGCTTTCAAAGCCTTGGAAAATGCATCCGGAAACTTCTACATCAACGATAAACCAACCGGTGCCGTTGTTGGTCAGCAGCCTTTTGGCGGCGGCAGAGCTTCAGGAACAAATGATAAAGCTGGTTCCAAAATGAACTTATTGAGATGGACATCTGTAAGATCTATAAAAGAAACTTTTGTTTCTCCTAAAGATTATAAGTATCCTTATTTAGGTTAA
- a CDS encoding DNA topoisomerase IB, which produces MENSELEIISHLKPSKIVKIMKDPVASAKAVHLIYTSDAETAGITRKKTGKKYSYYKDGEKIRDKDEISRINKLVIPPAWENVWICALDNGHLQATGFDLKKRKQYRYHPLWSALRNHTKFYRMLQFGYALPDIRLHVEKDLALKNFEKRKILALIVSLMQRTNIRIGNNAYEKLYGSFGLTTLKGKHVKIQGQKISFHFKGKKGVMHDIDLKSKRLSKLIQKCKDIPGKELFQYIDDEGNRHTVDSGMVNDYIKEISGEDFTAKDFRTWSGTVSALIAFKEIGYAETHTEYKKKVKEALEIVASHLGNTSTVCRKYYVHPLVINLYENNTIKKYLDELEKIEENDGKADLTHEEKLVLKILENEKL; this is translated from the coding sequence ATGGAAAATTCAGAATTAGAAATCATTTCCCATCTGAAGCCTTCAAAGATTGTCAAAATTATGAAAGATCCGGTAGCATCTGCAAAGGCGGTACATCTTATATATACCTCCGATGCAGAGACAGCCGGTATCACACGCAAAAAGACTGGAAAAAAATATTCCTATTACAAAGACGGCGAGAAGATTAGGGACAAAGATGAAATTTCACGAATCAACAAGCTGGTAATCCCTCCAGCATGGGAAAACGTATGGATTTGCGCGCTTGATAACGGTCATCTCCAGGCAACAGGATTTGATCTGAAGAAAAGAAAGCAATACCGATATCATCCCTTGTGGAGTGCCCTTCGGAATCATACAAAATTCTACAGAATGCTACAATTCGGGTATGCTTTGCCAGATATCCGTCTGCATGTTGAGAAAGATTTAGCCCTAAAAAATTTCGAAAAAAGAAAAATTCTTGCCCTGATTGTAAGTCTTATGCAACGAACTAATATCAGGATCGGCAATAATGCTTATGAAAAACTGTATGGCTCTTTCGGCCTCACTACTTTAAAAGGAAAGCATGTAAAAATTCAGGGACAGAAGATTTCGTTTCACTTTAAAGGTAAAAAAGGAGTGATGCACGACATCGATCTGAAAAGTAAAAGATTATCAAAGCTGATCCAAAAATGTAAAGATATTCCTGGTAAAGAACTTTTCCAATACATTGATGATGAAGGTAACCGGCATACTGTAGATTCCGGAATGGTGAATGATTACATTAAAGAAATCAGCGGTGAAGATTTTACGGCAAAAGATTTCAGAACGTGGTCCGGAACTGTAAGCGCATTGATCGCATTTAAGGAAATAGGATATGCAGAAACCCATACAGAATATAAGAAAAAAGTAAAAGAAGCCCTTGAAATAGTAGCTTCACACCTCGGAAACACCAGCACTGTATGCAGGAAATATTATGTTCATCCACTTGTCATCAACCTGTATGAAAATAATACTATCAAAAAATATCTTGATGAACTCGAAAAAATAGAGGAAAACGATGGCAAAGCAGATCTTACGCACGAGGAAAAACTGGTGCTGAAGATTTTAGAAAATGAGAAATTGTGA
- a CDS encoding DUF6526 family protein, with translation MESQNYKNHTRYYAPHHFVFLPLLIVLEGIGIYKVFNDEQNQLSWILFSIVIFLIFYLAIMLRQHYALVLQNRIVRLEFRQRYFEIFGLRSDVVEEKLTFGQIAALRFAHDEEFKIFLEKALKEKMNGDTIKKSIKEWRPDHHRV, from the coding sequence ATGGAAAGTCAGAATTATAAAAACCATACGAGATATTACGCTCCGCATCATTTTGTTTTTCTTCCTTTATTAATCGTATTAGAAGGAATCGGAATTTATAAGGTTTTTAATGATGAACAAAACCAACTTTCGTGGATCTTGTTTTCGATAGTCATTTTTCTGATTTTTTATTTAGCCATCATGCTTCGCCAACATTATGCTCTGGTCCTTCAAAACCGGATCGTGAGGCTTGAATTCAGGCAGAGATACTTTGAAATTTTTGGGTTGAGGTCTGATGTTGTTGAGGAAAAACTGACATTCGGGCAAATTGCAGCTTTACGTTTTGCTCACGATGAGGAATTTAAGATATTTCTTGAAAAAGCACTAAAAGAAAAGATGAACGGTGACACGATCAAAAAATCGATAAAAGAATGGAGACCGGATCACCATAGAGTCTGA